A region from the Hyphomicrobiales bacterium genome encodes:
- a CDS encoding DUF2958 domain-containing protein: protein MKLLTKDLQRRLLQNGEIRRKLDEEGEADADFIPVVKLFMPDGAGTWILTEVDPDYPDIAFGLCDLGMGFPELGSVYLCELEALRGALGLPVERDLHFAPSFTISVYARAAWEAEHIVEDRESLERAAKAQREAQQAQGGAS, encoded by the coding sequence ATGAAACTACTGACCAAGGACTTGCAGCGCAGGCTGCTTCAGAACGGCGAAATCCGCCGCAAGCTGGACGAAGAGGGCGAGGCCGACGCCGACTTCATTCCCGTCGTGAAGCTGTTTATGCCCGACGGGGCCGGAACCTGGATTCTGACGGAAGTCGATCCGGACTATCCCGATATCGCCTTCGGGCTGTGCGATCTCGGCATGGGCTTTCCGGAGCTTGGCAGCGTTTACCTGTGCGAGCTCGAAGCCTTGCGCGGTGCGCTCGGCTTGCCGGTCGAGCGCGACCTGCACTTTGCGCCCAGCTTCACGATTTCTGTCTATGCCCGCGCGGCATGGGAAGCCGAGCACATCGTCGAGGATCGCGAATCCCTCGAACGCGCCGCCAAGGCGCAGCGCGAGGCGCAGCAAGCGCAAGGGGGTGCGTCATGA
- a CDS encoding DUF2493 domain-containing protein, with the protein MTHSDDAAFEPHHERSSTAAVIAELQLYGYRPHQDEPDARPLPDEQAVHTALIDIFDALVATLGDTRLEPDLENLLWGTVNLFHRAADRAQRDLDDNEDRQRRSQDEQDGSEIRSVELERLIAEGITNIERRNAFEFMRDHAAELFDLHTGSIWFPRAGSKVNHKALTAAVVDSRDYIAAKRRSETEILLPEGTRIAFAGGLDCNDHRAIWDALDRTHGKHADMVLLHGGSPKGAERIAACWADKRKVPQLVFKPDWTRHAKAAPFKRNDALLATMPKGLIVFPGSGITENLADKARHLGIPVWRCGGAS; encoded by the coding sequence ATGACTCACTCAGACGATGCGGCATTCGAGCCGCACCACGAACGCTCTTCCACCGCCGCGGTCATCGCGGAGCTTCAGCTCTACGGCTACCGCCCACATCAGGACGAGCCGGATGCCCGCCCCTTGCCGGACGAGCAAGCCGTGCACACCGCGCTCATCGACATCTTCGACGCGCTCGTCGCAACCCTTGGCGACACGCGCCTGGAACCCGATCTCGAGAACCTGCTCTGGGGAACGGTCAATCTCTTCCACCGCGCCGCAGACCGCGCGCAGCGCGATCTCGACGACAACGAGGACCGCCAGCGCCGCAGCCAGGATGAGCAGGACGGCTCCGAAATCCGCTCCGTCGAGCTGGAACGGCTGATCGCCGAAGGGATCACCAATATCGAGCGCCGCAACGCGTTCGAATTCATGCGCGATCACGCTGCCGAACTCTTCGATCTGCACACCGGATCAATCTGGTTCCCGCGCGCGGGCTCGAAGGTCAATCACAAGGCGCTCACTGCCGCCGTCGTGGACAGTCGCGATTACATCGCCGCGAAGCGCCGTTCCGAGACGGAAATCCTGCTGCCGGAAGGCACGCGCATCGCCTTCGCCGGCGGGCTCGATTGCAACGACCACCGCGCGATCTGGGATGCACTCGACCGCACCCACGGCAAGCACGCCGATATGGTGCTCCTGCATGGCGGCAGCCCGAAGGGCGCCGAGCGTATCGCCGCCTGCTGGGCCGACAAGCGCAAGGTCCCGCAGCTTGTCTTCAAGCCGGACTGGACACGCCACGCCAAAGCCGCGCCCTTCAAGCGCAACGATGCCCTTCTGGCGACGATGCCCAAGGGCCTGATCGTCTTCCCCGGATCGGGCATCACCGAAAACCTTGCCGACAAGGCCAGGCACCTCGGCATCCCGGTCTGGCGGTGCGGAGGTGCGTCATGA
- a CDS encoding ORF6N domain-containing protein has translation MNKSVKIIPEAMIERRIHVIRGHNVMLDSDLAALYKVTTAALNQAMGRNKDRFPEDFAFQLTSEEFQFLISQNVISSSGHGGRRKIPWVFTEHGILMLSSVLRSKQAARVNIAIMRTFVRMREAMASHKELALRIDEIEQKYDARFKAVFDAIRSLMEPPPVPQEKPIGYIHHGDNDAEQR, from the coding sequence ATGAACAAGTCAGTAAAAATAATTCCCGAGGCTATGATTGAGCGCCGTATCCATGTCATCCGCGGCCACAACGTCATGCTCGATAGCGATTTGGCCGCGCTGTATAAAGTTACGACCGCCGCCCTGAATCAAGCCATGGGCCGCAATAAGGATCGATTCCCCGAAGATTTTGCATTTCAACTGACAAGTGAAGAATTCCAATTCTTGATATCACAGAATGTGATTTCAAGTTCAGGGCACGGCGGACGCCGAAAGATTCCCTGGGTCTTTACCGAGCACGGCATCCTGATGCTCTCCAGTGTCCTGCGCAGCAAGCAGGCCGCGCGGGTCAATATTGCCATCATGCGCACTTTCGTGCGTATGCGCGAGGCGATGGCCTCTCACAAGGAGCTTGCGCTCCGCATTGATGAGATCGAGCAGAAATACGACGCCCGCTTCAAGGCCGTCTTCGACGCTATCCGCAGCCTCATGGAACCGCCGCCCGTCCCGCAAGAGAAGCCCATCGGCTACATCCACCACGGCGACAACGACGCCGAACAGCGATAG
- a CDS encoding relaxase has translation MIIGGLQTGNTRWLAAHLQNAADNESVELVETTGTIATDIDGALAEFDAVTAGTRAREGVYACFINPPEPLSRLQYAQALAHIEKRLDLTGQPRIVVFHVKLDKSGNPREHCHVVWSRIDTRAMKAIQLSHDRQKLRRCARELAAEFGVELPPGLANDRGAERFNDPPQPTRAEKAMEAASGLSRDERRRIITDCYRNSDSGDAFVNALEAAGFMLARGDKRVFVVVDIAGHVHSLARQIDGATTKDVKLRLEGLTLSLLPPASRAKVLMLQRAAAQQDAARADDKKKAQAKEAHERLRAIQRKRRAALDLLWQQMKIRQMHERKVLLAHIKAEKEHRIARRHWMATGLALYLRKIAVIRQLIEYYEKRRQRTMDEQHRALMEGLRRRHDNEAAELRRRYAALDRLERRESRTFSQRFGAYGDTDTDDLQPARPAAMSASYRASARLGPDSDLFAQNAADIGKRSASNFYAIVLENAADITAAARPRQEPADTLPPKINATIGFHRDYGAFRQNAADITEPVVNVSFVADDETARDNPGGHTGQPDFPAWPGAG, from the coding sequence ATGATCATCGGCGGGCTGCAAACCGGCAATACGCGCTGGCTTGCCGCGCACTTGCAGAACGCCGCTGATAACGAGTCCGTCGAACTGGTCGAAACCACCGGAACCATCGCGACCGACATTGACGGCGCGCTCGCCGAGTTCGATGCGGTCACTGCCGGAACCAGGGCGCGGGAAGGCGTCTATGCCTGTTTCATCAATCCGCCTGAGCCCCTGAGCCGCCTGCAATACGCGCAGGCGCTCGCCCATATCGAAAAGCGCCTCGATCTTACGGGGCAGCCGCGCATTGTCGTTTTTCACGTCAAGCTAGACAAATCGGGAAACCCCCGCGAGCATTGCCATGTCGTCTGGTCGCGCATCGACACCAGGGCGATGAAGGCGATCCAGCTCTCGCACGACCGCCAGAAGCTCCGCCGCTGCGCCCGCGAGTTGGCCGCTGAATTCGGCGTTGAGCTGCCGCCTGGCCTTGCCAATGACCGCGGCGCAGAGCGCTTCAACGATCCGCCGCAGCCGACCCGCGCCGAGAAAGCGATGGAAGCGGCCTCCGGCCTGTCGCGGGACGAGCGCCGCCGCATCATCACCGATTGCTACCGTAATTCCGATAGCGGCGATGCCTTCGTGAACGCGCTTGAGGCGGCAGGCTTCATGCTCGCGCGCGGCGACAAGCGCGTGTTCGTCGTCGTCGATATCGCCGGTCACGTCCACAGCCTGGCGCGCCAGATCGACGGAGCGACGACGAAGGATGTGAAATTGAGGCTTGAGGGATTGACCCTCTCGCTTCTTCCGCCCGCCTCCCGCGCGAAGGTGCTGATGCTCCAGCGCGCCGCCGCGCAGCAGGATGCGGCCCGCGCCGATGACAAGAAAAAGGCGCAGGCGAAAGAAGCGCACGAGCGGCTACGGGCCATTCAGCGCAAGCGCCGCGCCGCGCTCGATCTTCTCTGGCAACAGATGAAGATCCGCCAGATGCACGAGCGGAAGGTGCTGCTCGCGCACATCAAGGCGGAGAAAGAGCACAGGATCGCCCGCCGTCACTGGATGGCGACGGGGCTCGCCCTCTATCTCAGGAAGATCGCGGTCATCCGCCAGCTCATCGAATATTACGAAAAGCGGCGGCAGCGCACGATGGACGAGCAGCACCGGGCGCTCATGGAAGGTCTGCGCCGCCGGCATGACAACGAAGCCGCGGAATTGCGCCGCCGCTATGCCGCGCTCGACCGGTTGGAGCGTCGCGAGTCCCGGACTTTCTCGCAGCGCTTCGGCGCCTACGGCGACACCGACACGGACGATCTGCAACCGGCCCGCCCGGCCGCAATGTCCGCCTCCTATCGGGCCAGCGCGAGATTAGGCCCGGATTCGGATTTGTTCGCGCAAAACGCCGCCGACATCGGCAAGCGCTCCGCTTCCAATTTCTACGCCATTGTCCTTGAGAACGCCGCCGACATCACAGCCGCGGCACGCCCCCGCCAAGAGCCGGCCGACACGCTCCCTCCCAAGATCAACGCCACAATCGGCTTTCACCGGGACTACGGCGCTTTCCGGCAAAACGCTGCCGACATCACCGAACCGGTCGTCAATGTCAGCTTCGTGGCCGACGATGAAACCGCCCGTGACAATCCGGGCGGGCATACCGGACAACCGGACTTTCCGGCCTGGCCGGGCGCGGGGTGA